The following are encoded together in the Mesoplodon densirostris isolate mMesDen1 chromosome 2, mMesDen1 primary haplotype, whole genome shotgun sequence genome:
- the LAMC2 gene encoding laminin subunit gamma-2 → MPALWLSCCLCFSLLLPAARANSRTPVCDCNGKSRQCVFDEELHRLTGNGFRCLHCSDNTGGIHCQRCKEGFYRQRDRDRCLPCNCNSKGSLSARCDNARRCSCKPGVTGDRCDRCLPGFHTLTEAGCTQDQRLLDSKCDCDPAGISGPCDTGRCVCKPAVTGGRCDRCRPGYYHLDGGNPEGCTQCFCYGHSASCQSSGDYSVHKITSTFHQDVDGWKAVQRNGSPAKLQWSQRHRDVFSSARQSDPVYFIAPAKFLGNQQVSYGQSLSFDYRVDRGGRHPSTHDVILEGAGLWITAPLIPPGKTLPCGITKTYTFRLNENPSSNWSPQLSYFEYRRLLRNLTALRIRATYGEYSTGYLDNVTLISARPISGAPALWVEQCVCPVGYKGQFCQECASGYKRDSARLGPFGTCIPCNCQGGGACDPDTGDCYSGDENPDIECADCPIGFYNDPRDPRSCKPCPCHNGFSCSVMPETEEVVCNNCPHGVTGARCELCADGYFGDPFGEHGPVRPCQPCQCNNNVDPSASGNCDRLTGRCLKCLHGTAGTHCDQCKAGYFGDPLAPNPVDKCRACNCNPVGSEPVECRSDGSCVCKPGFGGLNCEHAALTICPACYNQVKIQMDQFMQQLQSLETLISKAQGGGGAVPNTELEGRMQRVEQTLQDILREAQVSEGAIRSLSLQLAKARSQENSYRNRLDDLKMTVERVRALGSQHQNRVQDTHRLITQMRLSLEESEAALRNTDVPPSEHYMGPNSFKSLAQEATRLADSHAESANNMEQLARETEDYSQQALSLARKALSEGGGSSRLDGSMVQGLVGKLEKTKSLAQQLSREATETDIEADRSYQHSLRLLNSASELQGVNDQSFQVEMKRIRQKADSVSSLVTKRVDEFKRVQSNLGNWEEETRKLLQNGKNGRQKSDQLLSRANLAKSRAQEALSMGNATFYEVENILKNLREFDLQVEDRKAEAEEAMKRLSYISQKVADASDKTKQAETALGGAAADAQRAKNAAGEALEITGNIEQEMGSLNLEANVTADGALAMEKGLATLKSEMREVEGELARKEQEFGTDKDAVQTVITEAQSVDNRARNAGVTIQDTLNTLDGILHVIDQPGSMDEERLILLEQKLFRAKAQINSQLRPLMSKLEERASCQRGYLRSLEMSIDGILADVKNLENIRDNLPPGCYNTQALEQH, encoded by the exons TCTGTGATTGCAATGGGAAGTCCAGGCAATGCGTGTTTGATGAGGAACTTCACAGACTGACAGGAAATGGATTCCGCTGCCTCCACTGCAGTGACAACACGGGTGGCATTCACTGCCAGAGGTGCAAGGAAGGATTTTACcgccagagagacagagaccgCTGTTTACCCTGCAATTGTAACTCCAAAG GTTCTCTTAGCGCTCGATGTGACAATGCTCGACGATGCAGCTGTAAGCCAGGTGTGACAGGAGACAGGTGTGACCGCTGCCTGCCAGGCTTCCACACCCTCACTGAGGCTGGGTGCACCCAAGACCAGAGGCTCCT agacTCCAAGTGTGACTGTGATCCAGCTGGCATCTCGGGGCCCTGTGACACAGGCCGCTGTGTCTGTAAGCCAGCTGTCACCGGAGGGCGCTGTGATAG GTGCCGACCAGGTTACTACCACCTGGATGGGGGAAACCCTGAGGGCTGTACCCAGTGTTTTTGCTACGGGCATTCAGCCAGCTGCCAAAGCTCTGGAGACTACAGTGTCCATAAAATCACCTCTACCTTCCATCAAG ATGTTGATGGCTGGAAGGCTGTCCAAAGAAATGGGTCTCCTGCAAAACTCCAATGGTCACAACGCCATCGAGATGTGTTTAGCTCTGCACGACAGTCAGACCCTGTCTATTTTATAGCTCCTG CCAAATTTCTTGGGAATCAACAGGTGAGCTATGGGCAAAGCCTGTCTTTTGACTACCGTGTGGACAGGGGAGGCAGACACCCATCCACCCATGACGTGATCCTGGAAGGTGCTGGTCTATGGATCACAGCTCCCTTGATTCCACCTGGCAAGACACTGCCTTGCGGGATCACCAAGACTTACACTTTCAG ATTAAATGAAAATCCAAGCAGTAATTGGAGCCCCCAGCTGAGTTACTTTGAGTATCGGAGGTTACTGCGGAACCTCACAGCCCTGCGGATCCGAGCTACCTATGGAGAATACA GTACTGGGTACCTTGACAATGTGACCCTGATTTCAGCTCGCCCCATCTCTGGAGCCCCAGCACTATGGGTTGAACAATGTGTATGTCCTGTTGGGTACAAGGGACAGTTCTGCCAGGAATGTGCTTCTGGCTACAAAAGAGATTCAGCCAGACTGGGACCTTTTGGCACCTGTATTCCATGTAActgccaaggaggaggggcttGTGATCCAGACACAG GAGATTGTTATTCAGGGGATGAAAACCCTGACATCGAGTGTGCCGACTGCCCCATTGGTTTCTACAACGACCCGCGTGACCCCCGCAGCTGCAAGCCCTGCCCCTGTCACAATGGGTTCAGCTGCTCCGTGATGCCCGAGACAGAGGAGGTGGTGTGCAATAACTGTCCCCACGGCGTCACTG GTGCCCGCTGCGAGCTCTGTGCTGATGGCTACTTTGGGGACCCCTTTGGGGAACACGGCCCAGTGAGGCCTTGTCAACCCTGTCAGTGCAACAACAATGTGGACCCCAGTGCCTCTGGGAACTGTGACCGCCTGACGGGCAGGTGTCTGAAGTGCCTCCACGGCACAGCCGGTACCCACTGTGACCAGTGCAAAGCAGGCTACTTTGGGGACCCCTTGGCTCCCAACCCAGTGGACAAGTGTCGAG CTTGCAACTGCAACCCAGTGGGCTCGGAGCCCGTGGAGTGTAGAAGTGATGGCAGCTGTGTTTGCAAGCCAGGATTTGGCGGCCTCAACTGTGAGCATGCAGCATTAACCATCTGTCCAGCTTGCTATAATCAAGTGAAGATTCAG ATGGATCAGTTTATGCAGCAGCTCCAGAGCCTGGAGACCCTGATTTCAAAGGCTCAGGGTGGCGGTGGAGCAGTACCCAACACAGAGCTGGAGGGCAGGATGCAGCGGGTTGAGCAGACCCTTCAGGACATTCTGAGAGAAGCCCAGGTTTCAGAAG GTGCTATTAGATCCCTCAGTCTCCAGTTGGCCAAGGCCAGGAGCCAAGAGAATAGCTACCGGAACCGCCTGGATGACCTCAAGATGACTGTGGAAAGAGTTCGGGCCCTGGGCAGCCAGCATCAGAACCGGGTTCAGGATACTCACAGGCTCATCACTCAGATGCGCCTGAGCCTGGAGGAAAGTGAAGCTGCCCTGCGAAACACC GACGTTCCTCCCTCAGAGCACTATATGGGGCCCAACAGCTTTAAAAGTCTAGCTCAGGAGGCCACGAGACTGGCAGACAG CCACGCTGAGTCAGCCAATAACATGGAGCAACTGGCCAGGGAAACCGAGGACTACTCCCAACAAGCCCTATCCTTGGCGCGCAAGGCTTTGAGTGAAGGAGGCGGAAGCAGCAGGCTGGACGGCTCCATGGTGCAAGGGCTTGTGGGAAA ATTGGAGAAAACCAAGTCTCTGGCCCAGCAGTTGTCAAGGGAGGCCACTGAAACTGACATTGAAGCAGATAGGTCTTATCAGCATAGTCTCCGCCTTCTCAATTCAGCATCTGAGCTTCAGGGGGTCAATGATCAGTCCTTTCAG GTAGAAATGAAGAGGATCAGACAAAAAGCTGACTCTGTCTCAAGCCTGGTGACTAAGCGTGTGGATGAGTTCAAGCGTGTGCAAAGCAATCTGGGAAACTGGGAAGAAGAAACCCGGAAGCTCTTACAGAATGGGAAGAATGGGAGACAG AAATCAGATCAACTGCTTTCCCGTGCCAACCTTGCTAAAAGCAGAGCCCAAGAAGCACTAAGTATGGGCAATGCCACTTTTTATGAAGTTGAGAACATCTTAAAGAACCTCAGAG AGTTTGACCTGCAGGTTGAAGACAGAAAAGCAGAAGCTGAAGAGGCCATGAAGAGACTCTCCTACATCAGCCAGAAGGTTGCAGATGCCAGTGACAAGACCAAGCAAGCGGAAACGGCCCTGGGCGGTGCTGCTGCTGACGCCCAGAGGGCAAAAAACGCAGCCGGGGAAGCCCTGGAGATCACCGGCAACATAGAACAG GAGATGGGGAGTCTGAACTTGGAGGCCAACGTGACAGCAGATGGAGCCTTGGCCATGGAGAAGGGACTGGCTACTCTCAAGAGTGAAATGAGGGAAGTGGAAGGAGAGCTGGCAAGGAAGGAGCAGGAGTTCGGCACGGATAAGGATGCAGTGCAGACG GTAATCACAGAAGCCCAAAGTGTTGATAACAGAGCCAGGAATGCTGGAGTCACGATCCAAGACACACTCAACACATTGGACGGCATCCTACACGTAATAG ACCAGCCTGGAAGTATGGATGAAGAGAGGCTGATCTTACTGGAGCAGAAGCTTTTCCGAGCCAAGGCCCAGATCAACAGTCAGCTGCGGCCGTTGATGTCAAAGCTGGAAGAGAGGGCGAGCTGTCAGAGGGGCTACCTCCGTTCGCTGGAGATGAGCATAGATGGGATTCTGGCTGATGTGAAGAACCTGGAGAACATTAGGGACAACCTGCCCCCAGGCTGCTACAATACGCAGGCTCTCGAGCAACACTGA